A stretch of the Clostridium fungisolvens genome encodes the following:
- the miaB gene encoding tRNA (N6-isopentenyl adenosine(37)-C2)-methylthiotransferase MiaB: MDKYYIETWGCQMNEEDSEKLSGMLKRIGYERTEEKNDASIIIFNTCCVRENAENKVFGNLGALKALKAKKPELIIAICGCMMQQKDMADTVLSKFPYVDIIFGTHNAYKFPEYLNTVKQQGVQVKEIVNKEEQIVEGIPIDRKSDIKAFVTIMYGCNNFCTYCVVPYVRGRERSRKPEDIEKEIKELVAAGYKEITLLGQNVNSYGNGLEEELTFAGLLRRINEIDGLERVRFMTSHPKDLTEDVIMAIKECDKLCEQIHLPVQSGSSRVLKEMNRSYTKEQYIELVKKIKKEIPDVAISTDIIIGFPGETEEDFNDTLDLVKEVEYDSAFTFIYSRRKYTPADRMENQISDEVKHARFNKLVDAVNEIIAKKNATYEGKTVEVLVEGTSKNDENRLMGRTRNGKLVNFDGCKESVGKLVNVKITKAQSFSLVGEEV, from the coding sequence ATGGATAAATATTATATAGAAACATGGGGCTGTCAGATGAATGAAGAAGATTCTGAGAAGCTTTCAGGTATGCTAAAAAGAATTGGATATGAACGTACTGAGGAAAAAAACGACGCATCAATCATAATCTTTAATACATGTTGTGTTAGAGAAAATGCTGAAAATAAAGTGTTTGGAAACTTAGGAGCTCTTAAAGCTCTAAAAGCAAAGAAACCAGAACTTATAATTGCTATTTGTGGATGTATGATGCAACAAAAAGATATGGCAGATACAGTTCTTAGTAAGTTCCCTTATGTAGATATTATATTTGGAACACATAATGCTTATAAATTCCCTGAATATTTAAATACAGTAAAGCAACAAGGGGTTCAGGTAAAAGAGATCGTTAATAAAGAAGAGCAAATAGTAGAAGGTATTCCAATAGATAGAAAGAGCGATATAAAAGCTTTTGTTACAATAATGTATGGATGTAATAACTTCTGTACCTACTGTGTAGTACCGTATGTAAGAGGACGTGAAAGAAGCAGAAAGCCAGAAGATATTGAAAAAGAAATAAAGGAGCTGGTAGCAGCAGGATATAAGGAAATAACCTTACTAGGTCAAAATGTAAATTCCTACGGTAATGGCTTAGAAGAAGAGCTTACATTTGCTGGTCTTTTAAGAAGAATAAATGAAATAGATGGACTTGAAAGAGTAAGATTTATGACTTCACATCCAAAGGATCTTACTGAAGATGTTATAATGGCAATAAAAGAATGTGATAAGCTTTGTGAGCAAATACATCTACCTGTTCAAAGTGGTTCTTCTAGAGTTCTTAAAGAAATGAATAGAAGTTATACTAAAGAACAATACATTGAATTAGTTAAGAAGATAAAAAAGGAAATACCAGATGTTGCTATTTCTACAGATATAATTATTGGTTTCCCAGGAGAAACAGAGGAAGACTTTAATGATACTCTAGATTTAGTAAAAGAAGTAGAATATGACTCAGCCTTTACTTTTATATACTCTAGAAGAAAGTATACTCCAGCTGACAGAATGGAAAACCAAATATCAGATGAAGTAAAACATGCTAGATTTAATAAATTAGTAGATGCAGTAAATGAAATTATTGCAAAGAAGAACGCTACATATGAAGGAAAGACTGTTGAAGTTCTAGTTGAAGGAACAAGTAAAAATGATGAAAACAGACTTATGGGAAGAACTAGAAATGGTAAACTTGTTAATTTTGACGGCTGCAAGGAAAGCGTAGGAAAGCTTGTAAATGTTAAAATAACAAAAGCACAATCATTCTCTCTTGTAGGTGAAGAAGTATAA
- the mutS gene encoding DNA mismatch repair protein MutS, whose product MGLTPMMQQYMEIKENYKDCILFFRLGDFYEMFFEDAEVAAKELELVLTGRDCGLESRAPMCGIPYHASNSYIGRLIAKGFKVAICEQVEDPALAKGLVKRDVIKIITPGTYSDSNYIDESKNNYIMCIFVDTSKNTVGLSTTDISTGDFLTTSFQYNENIILDEISKFSPKEIILNILENTSLISSITDSCNALITRKPLNYFEEDTNDLLSSQFGDEKKKLDSFSLYSSIGLIKYVIDTQKMALSNLNRIDTYSIVDFMTIDTNSRRNLELTENIREKTKKGSLLWVLDKTSTAMGSREIRRWIDQPLIVKSLIEDRLSGVEELHNNLYLMEQLKETLKDIYDIERITGKIANFNVNAKDMISLKVSLQKIPNLKLLLKDCNSSMLSSFYNRIDELEDVSELLDISIADEPSLSVKEGNIIKSGYSIEVDELRQAKIHGREWIAALENQERDFTGIRSLKVGYNKVFGYYIEISKANYSSIPEGRYIRKQTLANAERFVTQELKEMEEKILGAEEKLTSLEYSIFVEIRDKIEAEIDRMKHTAKIIAELDCLCSLANVAINNNYVKPLINEEDVIDIKEGRHPVVEQVISKGEFISNNTKLDVNDEQLLIITGPNMAGKSTYMRQVALITLMAQIGSFVPASYANISVCDKIFTRIGASDDLAGGKSTFMVEMWEVANILNNATRKSLVLLDEVGRGTSTYDGLSIAWSVIEYMTKDDSLKCKTLFATHYHELTRLEKDIKGVKNFSVAVKEVNNTIIFLRKIVEGGADQSYGIEVAKLAGLPNRVIDRAKEILSSLEDNKIHDKLDGVAASNNDTSKGDASEVAVDIIKESANAHIKTGKGKKQKEDSFEPQMQLNFTDIEKETLLKSIASMDIMSMTPLETMNKLYDLVKRAKELL is encoded by the coding sequence ATGGGATTAACTCCAATGATGCAGCAATACATGGAGATAAAAGAAAATTATAAGGATTGCATTCTGTTTTTCAGATTAGGGGACTTCTATGAGATGTTCTTTGAAGACGCAGAAGTTGCAGCTAAAGAATTAGAGCTTGTTCTTACGGGTAGAGATTGTGGGCTAGAAAGTAGAGCGCCGATGTGTGGGATACCATACCACGCTTCAAATTCGTATATCGGAAGACTTATAGCCAAAGGGTTTAAGGTAGCTATATGTGAGCAAGTTGAAGATCCAGCACTGGCTAAAGGATTAGTTAAAAGAGATGTTATTAAGATAATTACTCCAGGTACATACAGTGACTCAAATTACATAGATGAATCAAAGAACAATTATATAATGTGCATATTTGTGGATACTTCAAAGAATACTGTAGGACTCAGTACAACTGACATATCTACTGGTGATTTTTTGACTACAAGCTTTCAATATAATGAAAATATTATTTTAGATGAGATATCAAAATTCTCTCCTAAGGAGATAATATTAAATATACTTGAAAACACAAGTTTAATATCCTCCATAACAGATAGTTGTAATGCTCTGATCACAAGAAAGCCTTTAAACTATTTTGAAGAGGATACAAATGATTTATTATCATCTCAATTTGGTGATGAAAAGAAAAAGCTAGACTCATTCTCTTTATATAGTTCTATAGGTTTAATTAAATATGTAATAGATACCCAGAAGATGGCTTTGAGCAATTTGAATAGAATTGATACCTACTCAATAGTAGATTTTATGACTATAGATACCAATTCAAGAAGAAATCTAGAACTTACAGAAAATATTAGAGAGAAGACAAAAAAAGGATCTCTTTTATGGGTATTAGATAAAACCTCAACTGCTATGGGAAGTCGAGAAATCAGAAGATGGATTGACCAGCCTCTAATAGTAAAATCATTAATTGAAGATAGACTAAGTGGGGTAGAGGAATTACATAATAACCTATATCTAATGGAACAGCTTAAAGAAACATTAAAGGATATATACGATATAGAGAGAATCACAGGAAAAATAGCTAACTTTAATGTAAATGCTAAAGACATGATATCCTTGAAGGTATCGCTTCAAAAGATACCAAATTTGAAGCTGCTACTAAAAGATTGTAACTCATCCATGCTTTCAAGTTTTTATAACAGAATAGACGAGTTAGAAGATGTTAGTGAGTTACTTGATATTTCGATAGCTGATGAACCTTCTCTTTCTGTAAAGGAAGGGAACATAATAAAAAGTGGTTATTCAATAGAGGTTGATGAGCTAAGACAAGCAAAAATCCATGGTAGAGAGTGGATTGCTGCCTTAGAAAATCAAGAAAGAGATTTTACGGGCATTAGATCTCTAAAGGTCGGTTATAACAAAGTCTTTGGATATTATATAGAAATATCTAAAGCAAATTATTCATCTATTCCTGAAGGAAGATATATAAGAAAACAAACTTTAGCAAATGCTGAGAGATTTGTTACTCAAGAGCTTAAAGAAATGGAAGAAAAGATTCTTGGAGCTGAAGAAAAATTAACAAGTTTAGAGTACAGCATTTTCGTTGAAATAAGAGATAAAATTGAAGCGGAAATAGATAGAATGAAACACACCGCGAAAATAATAGCTGAACTTGATTGTTTATGTTCCTTAGCTAATGTAGCTATTAACAACAATTACGTAAAGCCATTGATTAATGAAGAAGATGTGATAGATATTAAAGAAGGAAGACATCCGGTTGTAGAACAGGTGATCTCTAAAGGTGAATTTATATCTAATAACACAAAACTGGATGTTAATGATGAACAACTGCTGATTATAACTGGACCTAATATGGCAGGTAAATCTACATATATGAGACAGGTAGCCTTAATTACCTTGATGGCTCAAATAGGTTCCTTTGTTCCAGCATCTTATGCCAATATTTCTGTATGTGATAAGATCTTTACGAGAATCGGAGCATCTGATGATTTAGCTGGTGGAAAGAGTACTTTTATGGTAGAGATGTGGGAAGTTGCAAATATCTTAAATAACGCTACTAGAAAAAGCTTAGTGCTATTAGATGAAGTAGGAAGAGGTACTAGTACTTATGACGGCTTAAGCATAGCTTGGTCAGTAATAGAGTACATGACAAAGGATGATAGCTTAAAATGTAAGACATTATTTGCAACTCATTATCATGAACTTACTAGATTAGAAAAAGATATAAAAGGTGTTAAGAACTTCTCAGTTGCAGTTAAAGAAGTAAATAACACAATAATATTCCTAAGGAAGATAGTTGAAGGCGGAGCCGATCAATCCTATGGTATTGAAGTTGCAAAACTTGCAGGGCTTCCAAATAGGGTTATAGATAGAGCTAAAGAGATATTATCTTCTCTTGAGGATAATAAAATTCATGATAAACTTGATGGGGTAGCTGCAAGTAATAATGATACATCTAAAGGTGATGCGTCAGAAGTAGCTGTAGATATAATTAAAGAGTCTGCAAATGCACATATTAAAACTGGTAAAGGTAAAAAGCAAAAAGAAGATTCCTTTGAACCACAGATGCAGCTGAACTTTACCGACATAGAAAAGGAAACTTTGTTAAAATCAATAGCTTCAATGGATATTATGTCTATGACACCATTAGAAACAATGAATAAATTGTATGATTTGGTGAAAAGAGCTAAGGAGCTATTATAG
- the mutL gene encoding DNA mismatch repair endonuclease MutL: protein MKRINLLDTNTSNKIAAGEVVERPSSVVKELIENSIDAKAKKIVLEIENGGESLIKVTDDGNGIHPDDIEKAFMPHATSKIQTIEDVYNINTLGFRGEALPSIASISYINIKSKSAEFDTGRMLQIEGGKTVINEEVSMPNGTQIEVKDLFFNVPARKKFLKSQSREAALINEIISRIAIANPDIAIEYHNNGKKVFNTYGNGNMLDAIRTIFGKNIVDNLIYFEGHTDTSSAYGYIGKEEISRGSRNNQILFVNKRYVKNRLATVAVENAFKSFSTVNKFPFFILLIDIYPELIDVNIHPQKAEIKFKDDRSIYKIAFDSVHKALKDDVFESFKLPEEQVHEEKVENIPLDLDFHNFDKVYHPYVKPQNDYIVKENDDEATYEDKQQVVDLPVDLKPISFNAEEVAVNNQNDEDDNRYLEVSRPYVESNQSVETDSSVKNTYKVVEEKSNAKIPNLRIIGQFNKTYIIGEYDDTMYLIDQHAAHEKILFEKYLKDIENSHIQVQSLLVPCVINLIMDDYEIILENKSIFEKAGFLIEDFGDNSILLKEVPYFLDKLNPKSLLLDLIDNLKNLGSGKTTEVKYNRIATMACKAAVKAHDLLSTEEMYELLNTLRFIDDPFHCPHGRPTIIKLTLNELEKKFRRIQ from the coding sequence TTGAAAAGAATTAATCTACTGGATACTAATACTTCAAATAAAATAGCAGCTGGAGAAGTTGTCGAAAGACCTTCTTCAGTGGTTAAAGAGCTAATAGAGAATAGTATAGATGCTAAAGCTAAGAAGATAGTCTTAGAGATAGAAAACGGCGGAGAAAGTCTTATAAAGGTTACTGATGATGGCAATGGAATACATCCAGATGATATCGAGAAAGCATTTATGCCTCATGCTACTAGCAAAATACAAACAATTGAGGATGTTTATAATATAAACACATTAGGTTTTAGAGGTGAAGCGCTTCCGAGTATTGCTTCAATATCTTATATAAACATAAAATCCAAGAGTGCTGAGTTTGATACTGGTAGGATGCTTCAAATCGAAGGTGGAAAAACAGTTATAAATGAAGAAGTGAGCATGCCAAATGGAACTCAAATCGAAGTAAAAGATTTGTTTTTCAACGTTCCTGCCAGAAAAAAGTTTTTAAAATCTCAATCTAGAGAAGCTGCTTTGATAAATGAGATAATAAGTAGAATAGCTATAGCTAACCCTGACATAGCTATTGAATATCATAACAATGGAAAAAAGGTATTTAATACATATGGAAATGGCAACATGCTAGATGCTATAAGAACGATATTTGGCAAGAATATAGTAGATAACCTCATTTATTTTGAAGGTCATACTGATACTTCTTCTGCTTATGGATATATAGGCAAAGAAGAAATAAGCAGAGGTTCTCGTAATAATCAAATTCTTTTTGTAAATAAACGTTATGTAAAAAACAGATTAGCTACTGTAGCTGTTGAAAATGCTTTTAAATCTTTCAGTACAGTAAATAAGTTTCCGTTTTTTATTCTACTTATTGATATTTATCCTGAGCTTATAGATGTTAACATTCATCCCCAAAAAGCTGAAATAAAATTTAAGGATGATAGAAGTATATATAAGATTGCTTTTGATAGTGTTCATAAAGCGTTAAAAGATGATGTTTTTGAGTCTTTTAAATTACCGGAAGAACAAGTTCATGAGGAAAAGGTAGAAAATATTCCACTAGATTTAGATTTTCATAATTTTGATAAAGTTTATCATCCATATGTAAAGCCTCAAAATGATTATATAGTTAAAGAAAATGATGATGAAGCTACTTATGAAGATAAGCAGCAAGTTGTAGACTTACCTGTTGATTTAAAACCTATTTCTTTTAATGCTGAAGAGGTAGCAGTCAACAACCAAAATGATGAGGATGATAATAGGTATTTAGAAGTAAGTAGACCTTATGTTGAAAGTAACCAGAGCGTTGAAACTGATAGCTCAGTTAAGAATACTTATAAAGTCGTAGAAGAAAAGAGTAATGCTAAAATACCTAACCTTAGAATTATAGGTCAGTTTAACAAAACATATATTATAGGTGAATACGACGATACCATGTACTTAATTGATCAGCATGCAGCACACGAAAAAATCCTTTTTGAAAAATACCTAAAGGATATAGAAAACTCTCATATACAGGTTCAAAGCTTACTGGTACCTTGTGTAATAAATTTAATAATGGACGACTATGAGATTATTCTAGAAAATAAATCAATATTTGAAAAAGCAGGTTTTCTTATCGAGGATTTTGGAGATAATAGTATATTGTTAAAGGAAGTTCCTTACTTTTTGGATAAACTTAATCCTAAAAGTCTGCTCCTAGATCTTATTGATAATTTAAAAAATCTTGGTTCAGGCAAGACTACTGAAGTTAAGTATAATAGAATTGCCACAATGGCTTGTAAAGCTGCTGTAAAAGCTCATGATTTGTTAAGTACCGAAGAGATGTATGAACTACTAAATACTCTTAGATTCATCGATGACCCGTTTCATTGCCCACATGGAAGGCCTACAATAATTAAATTAACGCTTAATGAATTAGAAAAGAAATTTAGAAGGATACAATAA
- the miaA gene encoding tRNA (adenosine(37)-N6)-dimethylallyltransferase MiaA codes for MEKKKLLVLGGPTAVGKTDISIKLAKELNGEIISADSMQIYKYMDIGSAKVTEVEMDGVKHYMIDVVHPKDEFSVSDFKDLAKGYIEDIYSRGKLPIIAGGTGLYIDSIICNLSFTDSKKDEEYRVYLESLADEHGNKYIHEMLKVIDMESYENIHFNNRKRVIRALEVHKTTGKKFSEYKEKESIYQCDYDLYYYVLTMDREKLYNRINKRVDIMLDNGLIEEVKMLMDMNLTPEMQSMKGIGYKEILYYLQDKISLEKAIELIKQGSRNYAKRQLTWFRKDPRVVYLDKDILSDGEIINKIVDDINIQ; via the coding sequence ATGGAAAAGAAGAAATTATTAGTACTCGGAGGACCTACTGCAGTTGGAAAAACTGATATATCCATAAAATTAGCTAAAGAGCTAAATGGCGAAATAATATCAGCTGATTCGATGCAAATATATAAATACATGGATATAGGTTCTGCAAAAGTTACGGAAGTTGAGATGGATGGGGTTAAACATTATATGATTGATGTTGTACATCCTAAAGATGAATTCAGTGTTTCAGACTTCAAAGATCTAGCTAAAGGCTATATCGAGGATATATACAGCAGAGGCAAATTACCTATAATTGCAGGAGGTACTGGTTTATATATAGATTCAATAATATGCAACTTAAGCTTTACTGATAGTAAGAAGGATGAAGAATATAGAGTTTATCTAGAAAGTTTAGCTGACGAACATGGAAACAAATATATTCATGAGATGCTTAAGGTTATTGATATGGAAAGTTATGAAAATATCCATTTCAATAATAGAAAAAGAGTTATAAGAGCCCTTGAGGTACATAAAACTACAGGAAAAAAGTTTAGTGAGTATAAAGAAAAAGAATCTATTTATCAATGCGATTATGATCTTTATTATTATGTTCTAACCATGGATAGAGAAAAACTTTATAACCGTATTAATAAAAGAGTAGACATTATGCTTGATAATGGCCTAATTGAAGAAGTAAAGATGTTAATGGATATGAATCTTACTCCAGAAATGCAGTCAATGAAGGGGATAGGTTATAAAGAGATTTTATACTACCTACAGGATAAAATTTCTTTGGAAAAAGCTATAGAGCTGATAAAACAAGGAAGTAGAAACTACGCAAAAAGGCAACTCACATGGTTTAGAAAAGACCCTCGAGTTGTATATTTAGATAAGGATATATTGTCAGATGGCGAAATAATAAACAAAATAGTTGATGACATAAATATTCAATAG
- the hfq gene encoding RNA chaperone Hfq — protein MNKSTNNLQDIFLNGARKNKILVIIHLVNGFQLKGFVKGFDSFTVVLDSDGKQMLVYKHAITTVTPAKPILFNTPQVDESL, from the coding sequence ATGAACAAGTCAACAAATAATTTACAGGACATTTTCCTAAATGGCGCAAGAAAGAATAAGATTTTAGTTATAATACATTTAGTTAACGGATTCCAATTGAAAGGTTTTGTAAAGGGTTTTGATAGCTTTACTGTTGTTCTAGATTCAGATGGAAAACAGATGCTAGTTTATAAACATGCGATAACTACAGTAACCCCAGCAAAGCCAATACTATTTAATACACCACAAGTTGATGAAAGTTTATAA
- a CDS encoding methionine gamma-lyase family protein — protein MFDITKEFLRKSYNISENTFALYEKAIEDVQEQFDMYDEIREFNQLKVLNALQEERISDTHFTNSSGYGYGDVGRDALDKVYARVFNTESALVRPHFVNGTHAIGAALFGNLRPNDTLFTVSGKPYDTLHNIIGISGNENIGSLKEYGVNYKQADLTPKGKFDFEVIEKELREDKSIKVVHMQRSTGYGWRNSFSVAELGEAIKLVKSIREDVIVFVDNCYGEFIDTIEPTDVGADLIAGSLIKNIGGGIAPTGGYIAGKSAYVEQAAFRLTIPGIGGECGSTFGVMRQLFQGLFLAPHVAIEAVKGAVFCARIMELADFEVLPKFDEKRSDIIQAIKFNNPEKLIKFCKGIQKGSPVDSFVECEPWDMPGYNDQVIMAAGAFIQGSSIELSADAPIREPYIAYLQGGLTFDHAKIGILIALSNIG, from the coding sequence ATGTTTGATATTACAAAAGAATTTTTAAGAAAAAGCTATAATATTAGCGAAAATACCTTTGCTCTTTATGAAAAGGCTATTGAAGATGTACAAGAGCAATTTGATATGTATGATGAAATACGAGAGTTTAATCAATTAAAGGTTCTTAATGCACTTCAAGAAGAAAGAATAAGTGACACGCATTTTACTAACTCTTCTGGTTATGGATATGGCGATGTTGGTAGAGATGCTTTAGATAAGGTTTATGCGAGAGTTTTTAACACAGAGAGTGCGTTAGTTAGACCGCATTTTGTAAATGGAACTCATGCTATAGGAGCTGCTTTGTTTGGGAATCTTAGACCTAATGATACTTTATTTACTGTAAGTGGTAAGCCGTATGATACTTTACATAATATTATTGGAATAAGCGGAAATGAAAACATAGGTTCTTTAAAAGAATATGGTGTTAATTATAAACAAGCGGATTTGACTCCAAAAGGAAAATTCGATTTTGAAGTAATAGAAAAAGAGTTAAGAGAAGATAAAAGCATAAAAGTTGTACATATGCAAAGAAGTACAGGTTATGGATGGAGAAATTCTTTTTCTGTAGCAGAATTAGGAGAAGCCATAAAGCTTGTAAAATCAATTAGAGAAGATGTTATAGTGTTTGTGGACAACTGTTATGGAGAATTTATTGATACTATTGAACCAACAGATGTTGGCGCTGATTTAATAGCTGGTTCCTTAATTAAAAATATAGGTGGCGGGATAGCGCCTACAGGTGGATATATAGCAGGTAAGAGTGCATACGTAGAACAGGCTGCATTCAGATTGACCATCCCTGGAATAGGAGGAGAGTGCGGTTCTACTTTTGGAGTAATGAGACAGTTATTCCAAGGTTTATTTCTTGCACCTCATGTAGCTATTGAGGCTGTAAAAGGAGCGGTATTCTGTGCTAGAATCATGGAACTTGCAGATTTTGAGGTTCTACCAAAGTTTGATGAAAAAAGAAGCGATATAATTCAGGCTATTAAATTCAATAATCCTGAAAAGCTAATTAAGTTCTGTAAGGGAATCCAAAAAGGATCGCCTGTAGACTCTTTTGTTGAATGTGAACCATGGGATATGCCTGGATATAACGATCAAGTTATAATGGCTGCAGGAGCATTTATACAGGGATCATCTATTGAATTATCTGCAGATGCACCTATTAGAGAACCTTATATTGCATACTTGCAAGGTGGATTAACTTTTGATCATGCAAAAATAGGTATATTAATAGCTTTATCTAATATAGGCTAA
- the lexA gene encoding transcriptional repressor LexA — MLENTKQNEIYEFLKNYTENKGYPPSVREICEAVSLKSTSTVHGHLKRLEKKGLIKRDPTKPRALEIAELSTPRKEMIHIPIVGKVTAGEPILATENVEDVFPMPIDYIKHDNELFALRVSGNSMVDVGIEDGDLAIIEQSSHANNGEIVVALIETEATIKRFFKENDHIRLQPENKTMDPIIVDDCAILGRLVGLFRSY; from the coding sequence ATGCTTGAAAATACTAAACAAAATGAGATATATGAATTCCTAAAAAATTATACTGAAAACAAAGGATACCCACCTTCAGTAAGAGAAATATGTGAAGCTGTTTCATTAAAATCAACATCAACTGTTCATGGTCATCTTAAAAGATTGGAAAAAAAGGGTTTAATAAAGAGAGATCCTACTAAGCCAAGAGCTTTAGAAATAGCTGAGTTATCTACGCCTAGAAAAGAAATGATACATATACCTATAGTTGGTAAGGTAACTGCAGGTGAACCAATACTTGCAACTGAAAATGTAGAAGATGTTTTTCCTATGCCTATAGACTACATCAAACATGATAATGAACTATTTGCTCTAAGAGTTAGTGGTAATAGTATGGTAGATGTTGGCATAGAAGATGGTGATCTTGCTATAATAGAGCAATCTAGTCATGCTAACAATGGAGAAATAGTTGTTGCTTTAATTGAAACAGAAGCTACTATAAAAAGATTCTTCAAGGAAAATGATCACATAAGATTACAACCTGAAAATAAAACAATGGATCCAATAATAGTAGATGACTGCGCTATCTTAGGACGTTTAGTTGGATTATTTAGATCATATTAG
- a CDS encoding tyrosine recombinase XerC, translating into MKYDIKAIQAYNNLPNSVIDFLNYLETIKGKSERTIAGYKFDLTVFFRFIKLYKGLCNPEIDFNEIPLTDIDENFLRTIKLTDLYAFMSFVEKQRINGTYARARKVAALKSYFKFISTKAKILTEDPTVELETPKISKRHPVYLTLDQSINLLNSLDQKNKNYLRDYCILTLFLNCGLRLSELCNIQIDKIKNDTLTIIGKGNKERTVYLNEASLDSIQKYIAARDSSKCDAENKKFLFLSSRNKKIDKRTVEILVKKHITNSGLTQDKYTPHKLRHTAATLMYKYGNVDIRSLQQILGHESVSTTQIYTHIDDEGLREAVNSNPLSKINRYK; encoded by the coding sequence ATGAAATATGATATAAAAGCAATTCAAGCATATAATAACCTGCCAAATTCAGTTATAGATTTTTTAAATTACCTAGAAACAATAAAAGGTAAATCCGAAAGAACTATTGCTGGGTATAAATTCGATTTAACTGTATTTTTTAGATTTATAAAATTATATAAAGGATTATGTAATCCTGAAATTGATTTTAATGAAATTCCTTTAACAGATATAGATGAAAACTTCTTAAGGACTATAAAACTTACTGATCTATACGCCTTTATGAGTTTTGTAGAAAAACAAAGAATCAATGGAACTTATGCCAGAGCTAGAAAGGTCGCCGCTTTAAAATCTTATTTCAAGTTTATTTCTACAAAGGCAAAAATCCTTACTGAAGATCCTACTGTAGAATTAGAAACACCTAAGATAAGCAAAAGACATCCAGTATATCTTACATTAGATCAAAGCATCAATTTGCTTAATTCCTTAGATCAGAAAAATAAAAATTATTTAAGGGATTATTGTATTTTAACACTATTTTTAAATTGCGGATTAAGATTATCTGAATTATGTAATATCCAAATAGATAAAATCAAAAATGACACTCTTACCATAATAGGTAAAGGTAATAAAGAAAGAACTGTATATTTAAACGAAGCTTCTCTGGATTCAATTCAAAAATATATTGCCGCAAGAGATTCTTCTAAATGCGATGCAGAAAACAAAAAGTTTTTATTTCTTTCTTCTAGAAATAAAAAAATCGATAAAAGAACCGTTGAAATCCTGGTGAAAAAACATATTACAAACAGCGGATTAACACAAGATAAATACACTCCTCATAAACTTAGACACACTGCTGCTACCCTAATGTATAAGTACGGCAATGTTGATATAAGAAGCCTTCAACAAATATTAGGTCACGAAAGCGTTTCAACTACACAGATATATACTCATATAGATGACGAAGGTCTAAGAGAAGCTGTAAATTCAAATCCACTTTCAAAAATAAATAGATATAAATAG